A single region of the Hoeflea prorocentri genome encodes:
- a CDS encoding response regulator — protein sequence MTTKSPQFTALIADDHDLIRSALRLALEKPGSIEPDGIGVVAEASNGIEAVSAAKRFKPDLIILDISMPLASGAEVFEDIRRWSPDSRIVILTAVTSPGLLASIKDGGAAGLFSKAGSNEELFAQLPHILRGGTYFAESMTRIISRSEKHINLTARERQYLTMVLRGKSNADIADGMGISAKTAEKHRASMMKKLGVHSAAQLFHRANELGMIEASDQPD from the coding sequence ATGACGACTAAATCACCGCAGTTCACCGCACTCATCGCGGACGATCATGACCTGATCCGATCTGCGTTGCGCCTGGCGCTGGAAAAACCCGGGTCAATCGAGCCCGATGGCATTGGTGTTGTCGCAGAAGCATCCAACGGTATTGAGGCCGTATCGGCAGCCAAACGTTTCAAGCCCGACCTGATTATTCTCGATATTTCCATGCCGCTTGCCTCCGGCGCGGAAGTGTTTGAGGACATACGCCGCTGGTCGCCTGATTCGCGCATTGTCATTTTGACCGCGGTTACCTCGCCTGGCCTTCTGGCCAGCATAAAAGATGGCGGTGCTGCCGGCCTCTTTTCAAAGGCAGGCAGCAATGAGGAACTGTTTGCCCAGCTTCCCCACATCCTGCGCGGCGGCACATATTTTGCCGAGAGCATGACAAGAATCATCAGCAGGAGTGAAAAACACATAAACCTGACCGCGCGCGAACGGCAATATCTGACAATGGTTCTGCGCGGCAAAAGCAATGCGGACATTGCCGACGGGATGGGCATCAGTGCAAAAACTGCCGAAAAACATCGCGCCAGCATGATGAAGAAGCTCGGCGTGCATTCGGCCGCGCAATTGTTTCACCGGGCCAACGAGCTTGGGATGATTGAAGCCTCCGATCAGCCTGACTGA
- a CDS encoding DUF3592 domain-containing protein, with protein MMVNTTSGRSGRPFRDRNWPGVLIAAAIVSLFSHWFWHYSHLKAQFSGETAQASATIKEISSRGCRVLDRCNGAQARVFEARIQYQTTHGEAVTALMKFGSRFWSEGDTIDIVYPVANPDVVTFDLDSTLRYWTFRQIEALVILFIGIGIGLHQWFSPNSSDSRIAFRSD; from the coding sequence ATGATGGTGAATACAACGTCAGGTAGGTCTGGAAGGCCTTTCAGAGACCGCAATTGGCCGGGCGTCCTGATCGCGGCCGCAATTGTCAGCCTGTTTTCCCATTGGTTCTGGCACTATTCTCATTTGAAGGCTCAGTTTTCCGGCGAAACAGCGCAAGCTTCAGCGACAATCAAGGAGATCTCCTCACGTGGATGCCGTGTCCTTGATCGTTGCAATGGCGCGCAGGCGCGGGTCTTTGAGGCGCGCATTCAGTACCAAACAACACATGGTGAAGCGGTTACCGCATTGATGAAATTCGGGTCGCGGTTTTGGAGTGAAGGCGACACAATCGACATCGTCTACCCGGTCGCTAATCCTGACGTGGTGACCTTCGATCTGGATAGCACTCTAAGGTATTGGACTTTTCGGCAAATTGAGGCTCTTGTGATCCTTTTCATTGGTATCGGTATTGGATTGCATCAATGGTTCAGTCCAAACAGTAGCGACAGCAGGATCGCGTTTCGCTCTGATTGA
- a CDS encoding sensor histidine kinase has product MSRFGLTIASIWLQICLLGAAAQAAVEVGPDFTSSDLIGEISYFLDEDRDLSVEDVLGPQINFQQVEDPFPRFGYTRARIWLRFEVQNLEDRERETRLWVRENFFQYFAVFVVHEDGRVDTVEDLTPQSTFSERPVPYAQLVAPLNLQPNETATILVRYASGGSSEAKMTLESRESFAGQAANNTAKKFVFYGMMTIMVVAALIAFAILRLSVFPAYAAYAGSILMYIVHSDGTGFQYLWPNAPWFNTNASLVWGSSFIICGAIYTRLFLETAKYHPVMNKVLYAVIAAAIGLDIYALIDTQMAKKLMVLFALISIIACISAGVVAAIERFKMVRFFMFAWIGGAFAALIMTLQHWIGLDISQEAQLDFMRLVMVLDAGLMGLAIADRYLQERTLQQEVLQENLAQTRENLDLSRRLQALENKYAEAEEAARDRDISSQNALHDLRQPLNALRLTVNSLTGDDRLSDGWATAETTLDYLENLLAEHVSANNEAPASSEMIGLPELLNTIHAMFIEDAQQKGTNLLLDPDIPDVEVPALQVMRILSNLVANAIKYSTEGAIRLHASRRGKTIAVEVRDDGPGLTQEEFQLAIRRKVRLERHSDGIEGQGFGLAIAHDLAESLNFDLQLLAPEGKGAAISLNMPVPVSQSG; this is encoded by the coding sequence ATGTCTAGATTTGGCTTGACGATCGCCTCGATTTGGCTGCAGATTTGTCTGCTTGGCGCAGCGGCCCAGGCAGCCGTTGAAGTGGGGCCGGACTTCACAAGCAGCGACCTGATCGGGGAAATCAGCTATTTCCTGGACGAAGACCGGGACCTGTCCGTTGAAGATGTCCTCGGGCCTCAAATCAATTTTCAGCAGGTCGAGGATCCGTTTCCGCGTTTTGGTTATACCCGTGCGCGCATATGGTTGCGCTTTGAAGTCCAGAATCTGGAGGACAGGGAACGGGAAACCCGTCTTTGGGTTCGCGAGAATTTCTTCCAGTATTTCGCTGTTTTCGTTGTCCACGAGGATGGCCGCGTTGACACCGTTGAGGATTTGACGCCGCAAAGCACATTTTCCGAACGGCCCGTCCCCTATGCCCAACTGGTCGCACCGCTCAATCTCCAACCGAACGAAACAGCCACCATCCTGGTCCGTTATGCATCCGGCGGTTCGTCGGAGGCGAAAATGACCCTCGAAAGCCGAGAGTCATTTGCAGGACAGGCAGCCAATAATACGGCCAAGAAGTTCGTATTCTACGGCATGATGACGATCATGGTCGTGGCTGCCTTGATCGCGTTTGCGATATTGCGGCTCAGTGTTTTTCCGGCCTATGCCGCCTATGCCGGCAGCATTTTGATGTACATCGTGCATTCCGATGGAACCGGGTTCCAATATCTGTGGCCAAACGCCCCATGGTTCAACACCAATGCGAGCCTCGTGTGGGGAAGCAGCTTCATTATCTGCGGCGCGATATATACGCGGCTTTTTCTGGAAACGGCGAAGTACCACCCGGTCATGAACAAGGTTCTCTACGCGGTGATCGCCGCCGCCATTGGCCTTGATATCTATGCGCTGATTGACACGCAGATGGCCAAGAAGCTCATGGTGCTGTTTGCTCTGATATCCATCATTGCTTGTATTTCCGCCGGTGTCGTCGCGGCCATTGAACGTTTCAAGATGGTCCGGTTTTTCATGTTTGCCTGGATTGGCGGCGCGTTCGCGGCGCTCATCATGACCTTGCAGCATTGGATCGGCCTGGACATTTCGCAGGAAGCGCAACTCGACTTCATGCGGCTTGTGATGGTCCTGGACGCTGGCTTGATGGGCCTTGCCATCGCCGACCGGTATCTCCAGGAACGTACACTGCAGCAGGAGGTCCTGCAGGAGAACCTCGCCCAGACGCGCGAGAACCTTGATTTGAGCCGCCGCCTGCAGGCGCTGGAAAACAAATATGCTGAGGCGGAAGAGGCGGCCCGCGACCGGGATATATCCTCACAGAATGCACTGCATGATCTACGCCAACCGCTGAATGCCCTGCGCCTGACGGTGAACTCGCTGACCGGCGACGACAGACTCAGCGATGGATGGGCAACGGCCGAGACGACGCTGGACTATCTGGAGAACCTTTTGGCGGAGCATGTGTCGGCAAACAACGAAGCGCCAGCCAGTTCCGAAATGATAGGCCTGCCCGAACTGCTCAATACGATCCACGCGATGTTTATTGAAGACGCTCAGCAAAAAGGCACGAACCTTTTGCTTGATCCGGATATACCGGATGTCGAGGTGCCGGCTTTGCAGGTCATGCGCATACTGAGCAATCTGGTTGCCAACGCCATCAAATATTCTACCGAGGGCGCCATACGCCTGCATGCGAGCCGCAGAGGCAAAACGATTGCGGTAGAAGTGCGTGATGATGGTCCCGGCCTGACCCAGGAAGAATTCCAGCTGGCGATCAGACGCAAGGTGCGCCTCGAGCGTCATTCTGACGGCATCGAGGGGCAGGGGTTTGGCCTGGCAATTGCCCACGACCTGGCGGAGTCCTTGAACTTTGATCTGCAATTGCTCGCGCCGGAGGGAAAGGGGGCCGCGATTTCCTTGAATATGCCGGTCCCGGTCAGTCAGTCAGGCTGA